Proteins encoded together in one Deinococcus hopiensis KR-140 window:
- a CDS encoding LptF/LptG family permease, producing MTRLTRYVTRELLPPLLAGTLLFTSVLSFGYFFISSQWLRHVPLSLIGRWIAYQVPDTLVKVLPMAAVLMTVVAFGRLATERELIAIRSGGIGLGRIARPVAVVASFVTALAVWLSLWTAPHANLETRGLYWDVLTGGGLSQLVGKTVDLGNNLTVSIRGYDHQKRELQGVRVERWERDDPRRGTVIFADRGTFENRKLGLYGYQVFTVNYGEAAKLAGVPDNDPAAFRTAVQNVFENVVVPETAEAALNLDTGMSRKQAIAQYADVIGADMEGWPELHRKLTAAGVTPVDRQEARLTLNRKVALPFANLVLALASLPFALRYGRTLGVSLGIALLIAVGYYLVFFAGLTLAGAMPALPEVGVWLANVLFAALGLWQLRRA from the coding sequence GTGACCCGCCTCACCCGCTACGTCACCCGGGAGTTGCTGCCGCCGCTGTTGGCGGGCACGCTGCTGTTCACGTCGGTGCTGAGCTTCGGGTATTTCTTCATCTCCAGCCAGTGGCTGCGTCACGTGCCGCTGTCCCTTATCGGGCGGTGGATCGCGTACCAGGTACCCGACACGCTGGTGAAGGTGCTGCCCATGGCCGCCGTGCTGATGACCGTCGTGGCCTTTGGCCGCCTCGCCACCGAGCGCGAGCTGATCGCCATCCGCTCGGGCGGAATTGGGCTGGGGCGCATCGCGCGGCCCGTGGCGGTGGTGGCCTCCTTCGTCACGGCGCTGGCGGTGTGGCTGAGCCTGTGGACCGCGCCCCACGCCAACCTCGAAACGCGCGGCCTGTACTGGGACGTACTGACAGGCGGGGGACTGTCGCAACTCGTGGGCAAGACGGTGGACCTGGGCAACAACCTGACCGTCTCTATCCGGGGGTATGACCACCAGAAGCGCGAGCTTCAGGGGGTGAGGGTGGAGCGCTGGGAACGTGACGATCCCCGCCGAGGCACGGTCATCTTCGCGGACCGGGGCACTTTCGAGAACCGGAAACTGGGCCTGTACGGGTATCAGGTCTTTACCGTGAACTACGGGGAGGCGGCCAAACTCGCAGGGGTGCCGGACAACGATCCGGCGGCCTTCCGGACAGCGGTGCAGAACGTCTTTGAGAACGTGGTGGTGCCGGAAACCGCAGAGGCGGCGCTGAACCTCGACACGGGGATGTCGCGCAAGCAGGCCATCGCCCAGTACGCGGACGTCATCGGGGCGGACATGGAGGGCTGGCCGGAACTGCACCGCAAGCTGACGGCGGCGGGGGTCACGCCGGTGGACCGGCAGGAGGCGCGGCTGACGCTCAACCGCAAGGTGGCGCTGCCTTTCGCCAATCTGGTCCTGGCGCTGGCCTCGTTGCCGTTCGCGCTGCGCTACGGGCGCACGCTGGGGGTCAGCCTGGGCATCGCCCTCCTGATCGCCGTGGGGTACTACCTCGTCTTTTTCGCTGGACTGACGCTGGCCGGAGCCATGCCCGCCCTGCCGGAAGTGGGCGTGTGGCTGGCGAACGTGCTGTTCGCAGCGCTGGGCCTGTGGCAGCTGAGGCGGGCGTGA
- a CDS encoding MGDG synthase family glycosyltransferase: protein MKGRGDGANRGRWPEAFSRATSPGPDLNVFILSASFGSGHKQANEALEGALRHAGAPVRVRHRDYVTYGNAWEKAVTVGLYHAWLKYAPGVYRRFYHLMDREDEPWILANAFNWLGQRGMLPELRELRPDVVVCGHPTPVGVADGVRRRLRADFPIALIVTDYYVHHHSARHEAQLLMVANPEGREEAARWGIRDENVAVTGIPISPVYRGLLGADRRALREKHGLRPDLPLVLLSGGGTGIYHAQARVLAELSNLGRHVQVLVLAGATERGVRRIGGATVHSLGYTLHFPELLAASDLVVGKAGGLTVAEATALGAPMVLHEPIPGQEEKNAAYLVRHGAALWAQDIGGLRSAVLRALDGDEHARLSAASRALGVPDAADRAAAALLHKLGRVPHLVDTP, encoded by the coding sequence ATGAAAGGCAGAGGGGACGGCGCGAACCGGGGAAGGTGGCCCGAGGCCTTCTCCAGGGCCACGTCGCCCGGCCCGGACCTGAACGTCTTTATCCTCTCGGCCTCCTTCGGCAGCGGGCACAAGCAGGCAAACGAGGCGCTGGAAGGAGCGCTGCGGCACGCGGGCGCCCCCGTCCGGGTGCGGCACCGCGACTACGTGACCTACGGCAACGCCTGGGAAAAGGCCGTGACGGTGGGGCTGTACCACGCCTGGCTGAAGTACGCGCCGGGCGTCTACCGCCGCTTCTACCACCTGATGGACCGGGAAGACGAGCCCTGGATTCTCGCCAACGCCTTTAACTGGCTGGGCCAGCGCGGCATGCTGCCCGAGTTGCGCGAGTTGCGGCCCGACGTGGTGGTGTGCGGCCACCCCACCCCCGTGGGCGTGGCGGACGGCGTGCGGCGGCGGCTCCGGGCCGACTTCCCCATTGCCCTGATCGTCACGGACTACTACGTTCATCACCACTCCGCGCGGCACGAGGCCCAACTGCTGATGGTGGCAAATCCCGAGGGCCGCGAGGAAGCCGCGCGCTGGGGCATCCGGGACGAGAACGTGGCCGTGACGGGCATTCCCATCAGCCCGGTGTACCGCGGGCTGCTGGGCGCGGACCGTAGAGCACTGCGGGAAAAACACGGTCTGCGCCCAGACCTGCCCCTGGTCCTGCTGTCGGGCGGTGGCACCGGCATCTACCATGCCCAGGCCCGCGTGCTGGCCGAACTGAGCAATCTGGGCCGCCACGTGCAGGTGCTTGTGCTCGCGGGAGCGACCGAGCGGGGAGTCCGGCGAATTGGCGGCGCGACGGTGCATTCGCTGGGCTACACGCTCCACTTTCCCGAACTGCTCGCGGCGTCGGACCTCGTCGTGGGCAAGGCGGGCGGCCTGACGGTGGCCGAGGCAACGGCGCTCGGCGCGCCGATGGTGCTTCACGAGCCCATTCCCGGGCAGGAGGAGAAGAACGCGGCCTACCTCGTGCGGCACGGCGCGGCCCTCTGGGCGCAGGACATCGGTGGGCTGCGCTCCGCAGTCCTGCGGGCCCTCGACGGCGACG
- a CDS encoding acyl-CoA dehydrogenase, translating into MTTLTTAAEAGMAFALSSDQRMIVQHVREYARAEIAPKAAEYDRSGEFPQEQLRGLAEMGLLGATVPEAWDGAGLDSVTYALCLEEIAAADASVAVIVSVQNGLPEQMILKYGTDMQREKYLKPLARGEKIGAFCLTESSAGSDAASLRLKAERDGDGWVLNGSKAWITSGGQAETYLVMARTGGSGARGVSCFIVEKGMPGLSFGRPEEKMGLHAAHTTTVTFDGVRVPDENRVGEEGQGLIVALASLDAGRIGIAMQALGIARAALEHAARYAAEREQFGKKLREFEGVSFKVARMAARIESARLVALKAAWLKDQGQPYGKEASMAKLLASEAAVDVTRDAIQIFGGNGYSREYPVERLYRDAKVTEIYEGTSEIQQLVISRAVFAEYGE; encoded by the coding sequence ATGACCACCCTGACCACCGCCGCCGAAGCGGGCATGGCCTTTGCCCTGTCGAGCGATCAGCGCATGATCGTGCAGCACGTCCGTGAGTACGCCCGCGCCGAGATCGCTCCCAAGGCTGCGGAGTATGACCGCAGCGGTGAGTTTCCCCAGGAGCAGTTGCGCGGCCTGGCCGAGATGGGCCTGTTGGGCGCGACGGTGCCGGAAGCGTGGGATGGGGCGGGCCTGGACTCGGTGACCTACGCCCTGTGTCTGGAGGAAATCGCGGCGGCGGACGCGAGCGTGGCCGTGATCGTCTCCGTGCAAAATGGTCTGCCCGAGCAGATGATCTTGAAGTACGGCACCGACATGCAGCGCGAGAAATACCTCAAACCTCTGGCACGCGGCGAGAAGATCGGGGCCTTTTGCCTCACCGAGAGCAGCGCGGGCAGTGACGCCGCCAGCCTACGCCTGAAGGCCGAGCGGGACGGAGACGGCTGGGTCCTGAACGGCTCCAAAGCCTGGATCACGTCGGGTGGGCAAGCCGAGACGTACCTCGTTATGGCCCGGACGGGTGGCTCCGGAGCGCGCGGCGTGTCGTGCTTTATCGTCGAAAAGGGAATGCCGGGCCTGAGCTTTGGCCGGCCCGAGGAGAAGATGGGCCTGCACGCCGCCCATACCACCACCGTTACCTTCGACGGCGTGCGGGTGCCGGACGAGAACCGGGTGGGCGAGGAAGGCCAGGGCTTGATTGTGGCCCTCGCCAGTCTGGATGCGGGGCGCATCGGAATTGCCATGCAGGCCCTTGGGATTGCCCGCGCCGCGCTGGAACACGCCGCCCGCTACGCCGCTGAGCGCGAGCAGTTCGGCAAGAAGCTCCGCGAGTTCGAGGGCGTGTCGTTCAAGGTGGCGCGCATGGCCGCCCGCATCGAGTCGGCCCGGCTGGTGGCGCTGAAGGCCGCGTGGCTCAAGGACCAGGGGCAGCCCTATGGGAAGGAGGCCAGCATGGCGAAGCTGCTGGCCTCCGAGGCCGCCGTGGACGTGACGCGGGACGCCATCCAGATTTTCGGAGGCAACGGCTACAGCCGCGAGTACCCGGTGGAACGGCTGTACCGTGACGCCAAAGTGACGGAGATTTACGAGGGAACCTCGGAGATTCAGCAGCTGGTAATCAGCCGGGCCGTGTTTGCCGAGTACGGGGAGTAG
- a CDS encoding GNAT family N-acetyltransferase produces MTLPAPFAPEVLDLRRATETEYRELYAFAEAIRQERSPDDPPVTFGAFQAQFAAIPDFAEVWAWRVRDREQLVAFATCVVLNLDHNRHVADVSVEVLASYRRRGLGRALFTATVDAVEACGRTLLLLNTNDRIPSGVRALERVGAESGLAQHVNQLVLAELAPDLLDRWLARGAERAGAYGLMVIDGLYPEEHFPALVDLMAENNTIPRGDLQLEDWKTDEEMLRTMNAQHAASGRRRLLVAAQHRDTGRLDGYSELGWHPDRPAIVSQGGTVVRPETRGLGLGRLLKAENLRLLLAENPGARFVRTTNADTNAAMLSINAELGFRPYQATTMWQLPLDRAQTYLRAAVAGV; encoded by the coding sequence ATGACCCTGCCCGCGCCCTTCGCTCCGGAGGTTCTCGACCTGCGCCGCGCCACGGAGACCGAGTACCGAGAGTTGTATGCCTTTGCGGAAGCCATCCGCCAGGAACGCTCGCCTGACGATCCTCCAGTAACGTTCGGGGCGTTTCAGGCCCAGTTCGCCGCCATTCCGGACTTCGCGGAGGTGTGGGCGTGGCGGGTCCGCGACCGCGAGCAGCTGGTCGCCTTTGCCACATGCGTGGTGCTGAACCTGGACCACAACCGGCACGTGGCGGACGTGTCGGTGGAGGTGCTTGCCTCCTACCGCCGCCGGGGGCTGGGGCGCGCCCTGTTCACGGCAACTGTAGACGCGGTGGAGGCCTGTGGCCGGACGCTGCTGCTGCTGAACACCAATGACCGCATTCCCAGTGGCGTGCGGGCGCTGGAGCGGGTGGGCGCCGAGTCGGGACTGGCGCAGCACGTCAATCAGCTCGTGCTCGCGGAGCTGGCCCCAGACCTCCTGGACCGCTGGCTTGCGCGGGGGGCCGAACGGGCCGGGGCCTATGGGCTCATGGTGATCGACGGCCTGTATCCCGAGGAGCACTTCCCCGCCCTGGTGGACCTGATGGCGGAAAACAACACCATTCCGCGCGGCGACCTGCAGCTGGAGGACTGGAAGACCGACGAGGAGATGTTGCGGACCATGAACGCCCAACACGCGGCTTCGGGGCGGCGTCGCCTGCTCGTGGCGGCCCAGCACCGCGACACCGGGCGGCTGGACGGATACTCGGAACTCGGCTGGCACCCCGACCGGCCCGCCATCGTGAGCCAGGGGGGAACGGTGGTCCGTCCCGAAACGCGCGGGCTGGGCCTCGGGCGTTTGCTGAAGGCCGAGAACCTGCGGCTCCTGCTGGCCGAGAACCCCGGAGCGCGCTTTGTGCGGACCACAAACGCCGACACGAACGCCGCCATGCTGAGCATCAACGCCGAGCTGGGCTTCCGGCCCTACCAGGCCACCACCATGTGGCAGCTGCCGCTGGACCGGGCGCAGACCTACCTGCGGGCCGCCGTAGCCGGGGTGTAG
- the fabZ gene encoding 3-hydroxyacyl-ACP dehydratase FabZ has product MEPMLIQDVLKILPHRFPFVLVDRVLRAEGGEVHALKNVTVNEPFFPGHFPQEPVMPGVLIVEALAQASMFCLHGEMEPGTIGYLAGVEGARFKRKVIPGDQLHLHAKLEFLRRGLGKTTCRAEVDGQVAAEATILFAVAKG; this is encoded by the coding sequence ATGGAACCCATGCTGATTCAGGACGTACTGAAAATCTTGCCCCACCGCTTTCCCTTCGTCCTGGTGGACCGGGTCCTCCGCGCCGAGGGCGGCGAGGTCCACGCGCTGAAAAACGTGACGGTCAATGAGCCCTTTTTCCCCGGTCACTTTCCGCAGGAACCCGTGATGCCCGGCGTACTGATTGTGGAAGCGCTCGCGCAGGCCAGTATGTTCTGCCTGCACGGTGAAATGGAACCCGGCACCATCGGCTACCTCGCGGGGGTGGAGGGAGCCCGCTTCAAGCGCAAGGTGATTCCCGGCGACCAGCTGCACCTGCACGCAAAGCTGGAATTCTTGCGCCGGGGTCTGGGCAAGACCACCTGCCGCGCCGAGGTGGACGGACAAGTGGCGGCGGAGGCGACGATTCTCTTCGCGGTGGCAAAGGGGTGA